One stretch of Vicia villosa cultivar HV-30 ecotype Madison, WI unplaced genomic scaffold, Vvil1.0 ctg.001653F_1_1, whole genome shotgun sequence DNA includes these proteins:
- the LOC131636165 gene encoding uncharacterized protein LOC131636165 yields the protein MIKRGGKSKVLAPGKLQEQRNRKINKKHTVTKPGHTTVAPQTEAQTTLSAPTQAHTTSYVQTASAMRTPAQTASFVQAASSTRTPARKTSSVQVPSSVPTPVTPTSFVQNASTAHTASVPTPAPVHAATSKVSRFMPTPTLSHQTMVGPQSVNLQTTGSPSNLVEEEDVDDDVDDDEDEAVGQENVTPLVPTLDENGKVIIKPYGTGLAPAKEVADAIKYAIRKQFFKPIHHWTELDRDTKADWFKWFGDKVSWDPCDHAIVYSRFEKKGRKRLNDMMGKAREKGIQPPWIGDEAWVGLQNHWKEPEFLAVSSQNKINRASARGGAVHTSGRKAHLDVALELSHELQRDLRPDELFLKTHKRKNGEWVDNRAASTYKAFREKYDAELQPTEEGNGNDVQVVDGERVNQLWTEAAGGRSRGRVYGAADFAINLKRGSKTFTQQSQTPHHSMFGVSLEAERAARIRAEQIAEAATARLQEANELIRAATEAAKTATETAQRMESEMNAWKELMMKKIDAKVSGSHRHHYDDDLDDLSLDEA from the exons ATGATTAAAAGAGGTGGAAAATCTAAGGTATTAGCACCAGGAAAACTTCAAGAACAAAGAAATCGCAAAATTAACAAGAAGCATACTGTTACGAAACCTGGTCATACAACAGTAGCACCACAGACAGAAGCTCAAACAACATTGTCGGCGCCCACACAAGCTCATACAACATCGTATGTGCAGACTGCATCGGCGATGCGAACACCGGCTCAAACAGCATCGTTCGTGCAAGCTGCATCGTCGACGCGAACACCAGCTCGAAAAACATCGTCCGTGCAGGTTCCATCGTCGGTGCCAACACCAGTTACCCCAACATCATTCGTGCAGAATGCATCAACTGCTCATACTGCATCAGTACCAACACCTGCACCTGTTCATGCCGCTACCTCTAAGGTATCTAGGTTTATGCCTACTCCCACTTTAAGCCATCAAACAATGGTTGGCCCTCAAAGTGTAAACCTTCAAACAACGGGTAGCCCTTCAAATTTGGTAGAGGAGGAAGATGTGGATGATGATGtggatgatgatgaggatgaggCAGTGGGTCAAGAAAATGTTACCCCTCTTGTGCCAACACTAGATGAAAATGGGAAGGTTATTATAAAACCATATGGTACAGG GCTGGCTCCTGCCAAAGAAGTTGCTGATGCAATTAAATATGCTATACGCAAACAATTCTTTAAACCTATACATCACTGGACTGAACTCGATCGTGATACGAAAGCTGACTGGTTTAAGTGGTTTGGA GATAAGGTTTCGTGGGATCCTTGCGATCATGCAATTGTCTATTCCAGAtttgaaaaaaaaggaagaaaacgaTTAAACGACATGATGGGGAAGGCGAGGGAAAAAGGGATTCAACCCCCATGGATTGGTGATGAAGCTTGGGTTGGTCTTCAAAATCATTGGAAAGAGCCTGAGTTCTTGGCTGTGTCTTCTCAAAACAAGATAAATCGAGCTTCCGCTAGAGGCGGAGCAGTCCACACCTCAGGCCGTAAGGCTCATCTTGATGTTGCACTTGAACTT TCACATGAACTTCAAAGGGATTTGCGCCCCGATGAGTTATTTTTAAAAACGCATAAGAGGAAAAATGGTGAATGGGTTGACAATCGTGCTGCATCTACTTAC AAAGCTTTTAGAGAGAAATATGATGCAGAACTTCAGCCAACAGAAGAAGGGAATGGAAATGATGTTCAAGTGGTAGATGGAGAGCGTGTAAATCAGCTATGGACAGAGGCAGCTGGGGGCCGTAGCCGTGGTCGGGTTTATGGCGCGGCAGATTTTGCTATTAATCTAAAACGTGGATCAAAAACTTTTACCCAACAATCTCAAACTCCTCACCACTCTATGTTCGGGGTTTCATTAGAAGCTGAAAGAGCAGCTAGAATTAGAGCTGAACAAATTGCTGAGGCTGCAACTGCCCGATTACAAGAGGCTAACGAACTTATTCGAGCTGCTACCGAGGCTGCAAAAACTGCTACCGAGACTGCACAGAGGATGGAGAGTGAGATGAATGCTTGGAAGGAACTTATGATGAAGAAAATTGACGCTAAAGTTAGCGGATCACATCGTCATCATTATGATGACGATTTGGATGATTTGTCCTTAGATGAAGCTTGA